The following proteins come from a genomic window of Montipora foliosa isolate CH-2021 chromosome 2, ASM3666993v2, whole genome shotgun sequence:
- the LOC137991092 gene encoding histone H1-delta-like encodes MAVDGTEALAKAKPKHPKYSEMIEEAIKFFNEKGGSSRQAITKYIKGNHPVGENAEKRINLALVKSVNKGRLAHTKGVGASGSFKISKELREEEKREEKRKLKEKKKALRKAAKENSSSTGESDRKTTKKTSKPKSLKSSVNEGKDTKKKTKKSSASKSAKSTEDSSTKSKNSTSKKTKGKQPDKGSEIAGEKKSKKPPAKATNSRKSSPGKKPKTGKTAKDSTKALKPKKTVEGKPKKKTLASKN; translated from the coding sequence ATGGCAGTTGATGGCACAGAAGCTCTTGCAAAGGCAAAACCTAAGCATCCGAAGTACAGTGAAATGATTGAAGAAGCCATTAAGTTTTTTAACGAGAAAGGTGGCTCTTCTCGGCAAGCGATCACCAAGTATATTAAAGGGAATCATCCAGTTGGAGAAAATGCTGAAAAACGAATCAACCTTGCATTAGTGAAGAGCGTCAACAAAGGAAGACTCGCGCATACAAAAGGAGTTGGAGCGTCTGGTTCTTTTAAGATTTCCAAAGAATTAAGAGAGGAggagaaaagagaagagaagagaaagttaaaagaaaagaagaaagcttTGAGGAAAGCCGCAAAAGAGAACTCATCGTCCACAGGCGAAAGCGACCGTAAAACTACCAAGAAAACCTCTAAACCCAAAAGCCTAAAGAGCTCGGTAAACGAAGGAAAGGATACtaagaagaaaacaaagaaaagcagCGCAAGTAAATCGGCGAAAAGTACTGAGGACTCTTCAACAAAGAGCAAAAATTCGACATCGAAAAAAACCAAAGGTAAACAGCCCGATAAGGGTAGTGAAATTGCGGGAGAGAAGAAATCAAAAAAGCCGCCTGCCAAAGCAACGAATAGCAGGAAGTCGTCTCCTGGAAAGAAACCAAAAACCGGTAAAACTGCTAAGGACTCCACAAAAGCTTTGAAGCCCAAAAAAACTGTAGAgggaaaaccaaagaaaaagacTTTAGCCTCGAAGAACTGA